One window from the genome of Acidihalobacter ferrooxydans encodes:
- a CDS encoding ferredoxin--NADP reductase — protein MNTIWTTGSTLASGSPSEPAHGAGSAPCESVSESVSEPIPEPIPARIAQIRRATPTVTVLWLEYGDRPYRFLPGQWIDLYVSLRGERRVGGYSITSTRRTPGRIRIAVKDAEHHPVTRWLGHAARVGDEIAISEGQGDFHYAPAHGERLVLLAGGIGITPLVGIAHEVCETRPQAVIDLFYSAARAEQLLFRAELDALAAAHCGMRCHYVLTRQSDASRGGHRGRMLDVLDACGDTPPQATYYFCGPRGFVDDLATGLAARGIPPERLIYERWW, from the coding sequence GTGAATACAATCTGGACGACGGGTTCCACGTTGGCATCCGGCTCGCCTTCTGAGCCTGCGCACGGCGCCGGGAGCGCGCCGTGCGAATCGGTTTCCGAATCGGTTTCCGAACCGATTCCCGAACCAATTCCCGCCCGCATCGCGCAGATCCGCCGCGCCACGCCGACGGTGACCGTGCTCTGGCTGGAGTACGGCGATCGGCCCTATCGCTTTCTGCCGGGGCAATGGATCGATCTTTACGTGAGCCTGCGCGGCGAACGCCGTGTCGGGGGCTATTCCATCACTTCGACCCGGCGCACGCCGGGCCGCATCCGTATCGCGGTGAAGGATGCCGAACACCACCCGGTTACGCGCTGGCTCGGGCATGCGGCGCGGGTGGGCGATGAAATCGCCATCTCCGAAGGGCAGGGCGATTTTCACTATGCGCCAGCGCATGGCGAGCGCCTCGTCCTGCTCGCCGGCGGCATCGGTATCACGCCGTTGGTCGGCATTGCGCACGAGGTCTGCGAGACACGACCGCAGGCCGTGATCGATCTGTTCTACAGCGCGGCGCGCGCCGAACAATTGCTGTTTCGCGCGGAACTCGACGCGCTGGCCGCCGCTCATTGTGGGATGCGCTGTCATTACGTGCTGACCCGTCAGAGCGATGCATCGCGGGGCGGTCACCGGGGGCGGATGCTCGATGTGTTGGACGCCTGCGGCGATACGCCGCCGCAGGCAACGTACTACTTTTGCGGGCCGCGTGGTTTTGTCGACGATCTGGCCACAGGGCTGGCGGCGCGTGGCATCCCGCCGGAGCGGCTGATTTACGAGCGCTGGTGGTAG
- the nadC gene encoding carboxylating nicotinate-nucleotide diphosphorylase — MPPPIDADLALTIERNVTAALAEDYGSGDLTAALIPKDTQATATVITRENAVICGAPWFDAVFARIDPRIDIQWAVAEGDTATANQPLCRLRGPARALLSGERTALNFLQTLSGTATVTRRYADLLAGSDTRLLDTRKTLPGLRRAQKYAVRCGGGHNHRMGLYDAILIKENHIAAAGSIGAAVAQARALSPGVTVEVETENLAELDAALSAGADIIMLDEFTDADMREAVRRTRGRAELEVSGSVDETRLAQLANIGVDSISVGALTKHVRAVDLSMRFTAEN; from the coding sequence ATGCCACCCCCCATCGACGCCGACCTGGCCCTGACCATCGAACGCAACGTCACGGCCGCGCTCGCCGAGGATTACGGCTCCGGCGACCTGACTGCCGCGCTGATCCCGAAAGATACGCAGGCCACCGCCACGGTCATCACCCGCGAAAACGCCGTGATTTGCGGTGCGCCGTGGTTCGATGCGGTGTTCGCCCGGATCGATCCCCGCATCGATATTCAGTGGGCCGTTGCCGAAGGCGACACGGCCACGGCGAATCAGCCGCTGTGCCGGCTGCGCGGCCCGGCGCGCGCCCTGCTCAGCGGCGAGCGCACCGCACTGAACTTCCTGCAAACCCTCTCGGGCACGGCCACCGTCACACGCCGTTACGCCGACCTGCTCGCCGGCAGCGACACCCGGCTGCTGGACACGCGCAAGACGCTGCCCGGCCTGCGCCGCGCGCAGAAATACGCTGTGCGTTGTGGCGGCGGGCACAATCACCGCATGGGCTTGTATGACGCCATTCTGATCAAGGAAAACCACATCGCCGCCGCCGGTTCGATCGGCGCTGCGGTGGCGCAGGCGCGTGCGCTCTCGCCCGGCGTCACCGTGGAGGTGGAAACGGAAAACCTCGCGGAACTCGACGCGGCGCTGAGCGCCGGCGCAGACATCATCATGCTCGACGAATTCACCGATGCGGATATGCGCGAAGCAGTGCGCAGGACGCGTGGCCGAGCGGAGCTGGAGGTTTCCGGCAGCGTCGACGAGACACGCCTGGCGCAACTGGCCAACATCGGCGTGGACTCTATTTCGGTCGGCGCGCTGACCAAACATGTGCGGGCGGTCGATCTGTCCATGCGCTTTACAGCAGAAAACTGA
- a CDS encoding LysR family transcriptional regulator, with the protein MRLTLDALAVIDAIDSHGSFAAAAEALHRVPSAITYTVQKIEQDLDVQLFDRSKHRAQLTPAGVKLLTEGRHLLHAATDLEALVKRVASGWETELRIAVGDLVPIARLYPVIEAFYAAGHATRIRISREVFGGTWDALVGGRAELVVGASGDDHPYGGYTTATLGRVPFVFVVAPHHPLARVPEPLAEAEIIKHRAVAAADSSRHLPPRTSSLAGTQDVLTVPDMESKCEAHRRGLGVGYIPRHYVTADLKTGRLLARQVSNELHAPLISLAWREGAEGRALAWFTERLRRRDWLEGIVD; encoded by the coding sequence ATGCGCCTGACCCTCGACGCTCTTGCCGTCATCGATGCCATCGACAGCCACGGCAGCTTCGCCGCCGCGGCCGAGGCGCTGCATCGCGTGCCCTCAGCGATCACCTACACGGTGCAGAAAATCGAACAAGACCTCGACGTGCAACTGTTCGACCGCAGTAAACACCGGGCGCAGCTCACGCCAGCCGGCGTGAAGCTGCTCACCGAGGGTCGCCATCTGCTGCATGCGGCAACGGACCTGGAGGCGCTGGTCAAACGCGTTGCCAGCGGCTGGGAAACCGAGCTGCGCATCGCCGTCGGCGATCTCGTGCCTATCGCCCGGCTGTATCCGGTCATCGAAGCGTTTTACGCGGCCGGGCACGCCACCCGTATCCGCATCAGCCGCGAGGTTTTTGGCGGCACCTGGGACGCGCTGGTCGGCGGCCGTGCCGAACTCGTGGTGGGCGCCTCCGGCGACGATCACCCCTATGGCGGCTACACGACCGCCACGCTCGGCCGGGTGCCCTTCGTCTTCGTGGTCGCGCCGCATCACCCGCTGGCCAGAGTGCCCGAACCACTCGCCGAAGCCGAAATCATCAAACACCGCGCCGTCGCCGCGGCTGACAGTTCGCGTCATCTGCCGCCGCGCACCTCCAGCCTGGCCGGTACGCAGGACGTGCTCACGGTGCCGGATATGGAAAGCAAGTGCGAGGCGCACCGGCGCGGACTCGGCGTCGGCTATATACCCCGCCACTACGTTACCGCCGATCTGAAAACCGGTCGTCTGCTGGCCAGGCAGGTCAGCAATGAACTGCATGCGCCGCTGATCTCGCTGGCCTGGCGCGAAGGCGCCGAAGGTCGCGCGCTGGCCTGGTTCACCGAACGTCTGCGCCGACGCGACTGGCTGGAAGGCATCGTGGACTGA
- a CDS encoding SulP family inorganic anion transporter, with translation MARRCANRRQAVSRRGVAPAVGYTGAFFGAAGVCLAISNKPGVAGEYSSGDVELDNARVVIPVWVKRLLPFMQWLPGVGRDTIKADFLAGLTGAIVVLPQGVAFAAIAGMPLEYGLYTAMVPAIVAAFFGSSWHLVSGPTTAASIVLLSVLSVHAAPGSEEFVRLALTLTFLVGLIQMAMGAARLGTLVNFISHSVIIGFTAGAAILIASSQLKHFLGMDIPRGLHPHEILLHIGQHAVEINFWVVAVSVTTLLSGLFFKRYVKKVPYMIAAMLIGSLVAFVLNRIYGQDVTGIVTIGALPASLPPLSTPDFSLQALKELLPGAIAVTLLALTEAVSIARSIGVRSGQHVDGNQEFIGQGLSNVVGSFFSAYVATGSFNRSGVNYEAGARTPLAAAFAGIMLIGVVVLVAPYASYLPNAAMAGILILVAWGLIDFHHIGIILKTSRSEAAVLGVTFFSTLLMDLEFAIMVGVVASLVTYLYRTSRPRVLARVPDPSLPDRKFNTDPALPECPQLKIVRIDGSLFFGAVNHVRETLRDYAEREPRQKHLLIVASGMNFVDVAGAEYLAQESRTRRAAGGGVYFYRIKPGACDALTRGGFRDEIGTANMYQSKTDALHDIVVNKLDPQVCRHCARRIFLECKDKPGPDEPLIR, from the coding sequence GTGGCACGGCGCTGCGCGAATCGCCGCCAGGCGGTCTCGCGGCGGGGTGTGGCGCCGGCGGTAGGTTATACTGGCGCCTTTTTTGGGGCGGCAGGCGTCTGCCTTGCCATCAGCAACAAGCCGGGCGTGGCCGGGGAATACAGCAGTGGGGATGTTGAGTTGGATAATGCGCGCGTAGTTATACCTGTCTGGGTGAAGCGGCTGCTGCCGTTCATGCAGTGGCTGCCGGGAGTCGGTCGCGACACGATCAAGGCGGATTTTCTGGCTGGCCTGACTGGCGCCATCGTGGTGCTGCCGCAGGGCGTGGCCTTTGCGGCCATCGCGGGTATGCCGCTGGAATACGGTCTGTATACCGCCATGGTGCCGGCCATCGTTGCCGCCTTCTTCGGCTCGTCCTGGCATCTGGTGTCCGGGCCGACCACGGCGGCATCCATCGTGCTGCTCTCGGTGCTGTCGGTGCATGCGGCACCGGGCAGCGAGGAATTCGTGCGCCTGGCGCTGACGCTGACCTTCCTCGTCGGGCTGATTCAGATGGCGATGGGCGCGGCGCGGTTGGGCACGCTGGTCAATTTCATTTCGCATTCGGTGATTATCGGCTTTACCGCGGGCGCGGCGATCCTGATCGCCAGCAGTCAGCTCAAGCATTTTCTCGGCATGGATATCCCGCGCGGTTTGCATCCGCATGAAATCCTGCTGCACATCGGCCAGCATGCCGTCGAAATCAATTTCTGGGTGGTCGCGGTCAGCGTCACCACGCTGCTCTCAGGGTTGTTTTTCAAACGCTACGTCAAGAAAGTGCCCTATATGATTGCGGCCATGCTGATCGGCTCGCTGGTCGCTTTCGTGCTCAACCGCATTTATGGTCAGGATGTGACCGGCATTGTCACCATCGGCGCATTACCGGCCTCCTTGCCGCCCTTGTCGACGCCGGATTTTTCGCTCCAGGCACTCAAGGAACTTTTGCCGGGAGCAATCGCGGTGACTCTGCTGGCACTGACCGAAGCGGTGTCCATCGCGCGCTCGATCGGGGTGCGCTCCGGACAGCACGTGGATGGCAATCAGGAGTTCATCGGTCAGGGTCTGTCGAATGTGGTGGGCAGTTTCTTCTCCGCGTATGTGGCGACCGGTTCGTTCAATCGTTCCGGGGTGAATTACGAGGCCGGTGCGCGCACGCCGCTGGCCGCGGCCTTTGCCGGAATCATGCTGATCGGCGTGGTGGTGCTGGTCGCGCCGTATGCGAGTTACCTGCCGAATGCGGCGATGGCCGGCATCCTGATTCTGGTGGCCTGGGGGCTGATCGATTTTCACCACATAGGAATCATCCTCAAGACCAGCCGCTCCGAAGCGGCGGTCCTGGGCGTAACCTTCTTTTCCACGCTGCTGATGGATCTCGAATTCGCCATCATGGTCGGCGTGGTGGCCTCGCTGGTGACGTATCTCTACCGCACTTCGCGCCCGCGTGTGCTGGCGCGTGTGCCGGATCCGTCGTTACCCGATCGCAAGTTCAACACCGACCCGGCGTTGCCGGAGTGTCCGCAGTTGAAGATCGTGCGCATCGACGGCTCGCTGTTCTTCGGCGCGGTGAACCACGTGCGCGAAACGCTGCGCGACTATGCCGAACGGGAGCCGCGGCAGAAGCATTTGCTGATCGTCGCTTCGGGCATGAATTTCGTTGACGTGGCGGGCGCGGAATATCTTGCGCAGGAATCGCGTACGCGGCGGGCGGCGGGTGGCGGCGTGTACTTCTACCGCATCAAGCCGGGGGCGTGCGATGCGCTGACGCGAGGCGGTTTCCGCGATGAAATCGGTACTGCGAATATGTATCAGAGCAAGACCGATGCGTTGCACGATATCGTCGTGAACAAGCTCGATCCGCAGGTCTGCCGGCATTGCGCGCG